A window of the Gossypium arboreum isolate Shixiya-1 chromosome 2, ASM2569848v2, whole genome shotgun sequence genome harbors these coding sequences:
- the LOC108464076 gene encoding putative ETHYLENE INSENSITIVE 3-like 4 protein, which translates to MVEILGEIEPPSPVYEAELPEEDEEQEEEISYEELKKRMWKDRLRMQRLKETRESSRSDHQSGVRQEASRRKKMSRAQDSILKYMVKIMEVCKAQGFVYGIVPEKGKPVTGSSDSLRKWWKEKVQFDKSAPLAVDEFLPIIAEQGELDPVSCMHLLHDLQDTTLGSLLSALMQHCAPPQRRFPLERGLAPPWWPTGNELWWGEQGMSQEQGPPPYRKPHDLKKAWKVSVLAAVIKHMSPNIDRIRRLVTQSKCLQDKMTARDTVTWSKVVNQEEALLKLTEKCLKISPTKDDEEEQDSEYSLAADEGKHGEKITVSGEKRKCLFKRQVTPNTIYACQNSMCPRSALELGFTGKNTRSDHESSCSYRSKESDVSQESSEESEFSNRNLAPYDHHSFGPQAKLNTDSLGDAQKVLAVTDWLDMELAKANDQHRNMQSDEVGDISGTVSQDYINYLGGAIEDLPVPAEFLLQLGDMDLDPSLPLLLENIQEQGLTSIWDMGFDGISES; encoded by the coding sequence ATGGTTGAGATTCTTGGTGAGATTGAGCCTCCTAGCCCTGTTTATGAGGCGGAGCTACCGGAGGAGGATGAAGAACAAGAGGAGGAGATCAGCTACGAAGAGCTGAAGAAGCGGATGTGGAAGGATCGGTTGCGGATGCAGAGATTGAAGGAGACACGAGAGAGTTCAAGGTCCGATCATCAGTCGGGGGTGAGGCAAGAAGCGTCTCGCCGCAAGAAGATGTCTCGTGCTCAAGATTCCATCCTCAAGTACATGGTGAAAATCATGGAAGTCTGCAAAGCGCAAGGGTTCGTCTACGGGATAGTTCCGGAGAAAGGCAAGCCTGTTACCGGCTCATCAGATAGCTTACGCAAGTGGTGGAAGGAGAAGGTTCAGTTCGACAAGAGTGCTCCGCTTGCAGTCGATGAATTCTTGCCGATAATTGCGGAACAAGGCGAATTGGACCCTGTTTCTTGTATGCATCTCCTTCATGACTTGCAGGATACTACTTTGGGATCACTTCTTTCTGCTTTGATGCAACACTGCGCGCCTCCTCAACGTAGGTTTCCGTTGGAAAGAGGTTTAGCCCCACCTTGGTGGCCAACCGGAAACGAGCTTTGGTGGGGCGAACAAGGGATGTCTCAAGAACAAGGCCCTCCTCCTTATAGGAAGCCTCATGATCTTAAAAAGGCTTGGAAAGTTAGTGTATTGGCTGCTGTGATCAAGCACATGTCCCCAAATATAGATAGGATAAGAAGGCTGGTGACTCAATCTAAATGTTTGCAAGACAAGATGACAGCCAGAGACACCGTCACTTGGTCTAAAGTGGTTAACCAAGAAGAAGCTCTTTTAAAGCTTACTGAGAAATGTCTCAAAATCTCACCTACAAAAGATGATGAGGAAGAACAGGATTCTGAGTATAGCCTTGCAGCTGACGAAGGCAAGCATGGTGAGAAGATTACCGTATCTGGAGAGAAAAGGAAGTGTCTTTTCAAGCGACAGGTTACCCCGAATACGATATATGCTTGCCAGAATTCCATGTGCCCGCGGAGTGCACTGGAACTAGGTTTTACAGGCAAGAACACAAGGAGTGACCATGAATCCAGTTGTTCCTATCGGTCTAAAGAAAGCGATGTTAGCCAAGAAAGCAGTGAGGAATCGGAATTTTCCAATAGAAATCTTGCTCCATATGATCATCACTCTTTTGGTCCTCAGGCCAAATTGAACACAGATAGCTTGGGCGATGCCCAGAAAGTACTTGCTGTCACGGATTGGCTCGATATGGAGCTAGCAAAGGCTAATGACCAACATAGAAATATGCAATCAGATGAAGTAGGGGATATATCTGGCACGGTTTCGCAAGATTATATAAACTATTTGGGTGGTGCAATTGAAGATCTACCAGTACCAGCAGAATTTCTACTTCAATTAGGAGATATGGACTTAGACCCATCTCTTCCATTATTGCTAGAGAACATCCAAGAGCAAGGATTAACTTCAATTTGGGATATGGGATTTGATGGAATATCGGAATCATAA